Proteins encoded within one genomic window of Spiribacter curvatus:
- the rplX gene encoding 50S ribosomal protein L24, translated as MQKIKAGDEVMVIAGKDKGRRGRVIRVMPDRDGVVVENANKVKKHKRANPQANDSGGIIEQEKPLHRSNVAIYNPSTGQPDRVGVRVGEDGRRVRFFKSDNTLID; from the coding sequence ATGCAGAAGATTAAGGCCGGTGACGAAGTCATGGTGATCGCGGGCAAGGATAAGGGTCGGCGCGGGCGCGTCATCCGTGTCATGCCGGATCGGGATGGCGTCGTTGTCGAGAACGCGAACAAGGTGAAAAAGCACAAGCGGGCGAATCCCCAGGCCAATGATTCCGGCGGGATCATTGAGCAGGAGAAGCCGCTGCATCGCTCCAACGTAGCGATTTACAACCCGAGCACCGGTCAGCCTGACCGCGTCGGTGTTCGAGTGGGTGAAGACGGCCGCCGCGTGCGCTTCTTCAAATCCGACAACA
- the rplN gene encoding 50S ribosomal protein L14 has product MIQMQTLLGAADNSGAREVQCVKVLGGSKRRYAGIGDIIKVSVKDAIPRGRVKKGEVYNAVVVRTKRGVRRQDGSLIRFDGNAAVLLNANLQPVGTRVFGPVTRELRTERFMRIISLAPEVL; this is encoded by the coding sequence ATGATTCAGATGCAGACGCTGCTAGGCGCGGCGGATAACAGCGGAGCCCGGGAGGTCCAGTGCGTGAAAGTCCTGGGCGGTTCCAAGCGCCGCTACGCCGGCATCGGCGACATCATCAAAGTCAGCGTCAAGGACGCCATCCCGCGTGGTCGCGTGAAAAAGGGTGAGGTCTATAACGCTGTCGTTGTCCGTACGAAGCGCGGCGTGCGTCGTCAGGACGGGTCGCTGATCCGCTTTGATGGCAATGCGGCCGTGCTGTTGAACGCGAACCTCCAGCCGGTCGGTACCCGTGTGTTCGGTCCGGTGACGCGTGAACTGCGCACCGAGCGTTTCATGCGAATCATCTCTCTGGCCCCGGAGGTGCTGTAA